The Christiangramia flava JLT2011 region GATCCTGATACACCACTGGAAGAGACCATGCTCGCCCTGGATCAGATTGTTCGACAGGGTAAAGCTCTATATGTTGGGATCTCGCAGTATAATGCTGAAGACACCACGAAGGCTGCCCGTATTCTGAAAGAACTGAATACGCCATTTCTCATTCACCAGCCTCGATACAATATGATGGATCGCTGGGTGGAGGATAAACTATTGCATACTTTGGACGAATTTGGCCTGGGCAGCATTGTTTTCTCTCCTTTGGAACAGGGAATCCTGACTTCCAAATACCTTGACGGTATTCCAGCTGATTCGAGAGCAGCTACGGAAGGAAGCTACCTGGATAAAAATACGATCACTGAAGATCTTGTTTCCAAAATAAAGAAACTGAACGACCTCGCTTCCAAACGTGGCCAGAGTCTCGCTCAAATGGCCGTGGCCTGGTTACTGAAAGATACCCGCGTCACTTCAGTACTTGTTGGAGTAAGCAGGGTTTCGCAACTCGAAGATAACCTGGAAGCGATCAAAAACATCCAGTTTAACAGGGAGGAATTACAGCAAATCGATGAGATTCTTGGGTATTAAGCGATAAAAACTTCTAAAAGTTCTGCTCCGCTTCCTGTGATCTTGATATCATTTAAAATTGCAGGAAGCAGCAAACTTTCACCCTTCTGAAGGATTTCAGAATGTTTGCCCGCATCAATCTTCACTTCTCCATCCACACACATATAAATAACAAAAGAATCAAGTTCTGAATAATCTTTCTGGACTTCCCCGTTTACCGGAAGGTAATTGGTCGTGAAATATTCACAGGAAGCCACTTCTGAGGATTGATTTTCCTTTTTTTCATAGCTGAGCTGGTAATCATCCTTCTTCTCAAAATCGATGGCATCAATCGCAAGCGCTGTATGCAGTTCCCGGCTGTTTCCTTCATCATCCACGCGATCCCAATCATAAATTCGGTAGGTAATATCTGAAGTTTGCTGAATTTCAGCCAGCAAAACGCCCGCGCCAATGGCATGTACTTTCCCGGTATTGATAAAAACCGAATCTCCTTTGCTCACTTCCTCAAAATTCAAAAGATCGGTGATCTTTCCATTCTCAAGATGTTCCAGATATTCCCTTTTTTCTACGCTTTTATTGAAACCAATATTCAGCTTGGCACCTTCATCGGCCTGCATGACGAACCACATTTCAGTTTTTCCGAAGGAATTATGGCGTTGTTTAGCCAATTCGTCGTTAGGATGCAATTGTACCGAAAGATCTGTTTTCGCATCGATGAATTTGATGAGTAGCGGAAAATCATTTCCAAATTGCTTATAGATCTTTTCCCCAACCAGTTTTGCCCCATATTCTTCGAGCAATTCCTGAAGGTTCTTGCCAGCTTCACTGCCATTATCTACTACTGAAATATGCCCTTTTACTCCTGAAATTTCCCAGCTTTCCCCTACTCTGTCACGAGTTGTTGGTTTGTTTAAAACATCACGAAGCTTACTTCCTCCCCAGATCTTGTCCTGGAGAATTGGTCTGAATTTTATGGGGTAATCAATCATTTGGTTGGTTTTTGGATTAGGTAAATGTTACGAAACAGGCGGTCCTTATGTTTATTCCCCACCGGATTCATATCGATATAATCTAATTTTTCAATTCGGTAAGACGAAAATACCGATTTCATTTCACTTGTCTCTTCCTCGGTCGCCAATAATAAAAATTTATTCCCGTCAGGTAACTGAAAATCCTTTCCATCCCATAGCCTGGGAACCGGTTTTCCGTATTCCCAGATCAGCTCGGGCGTAAAGTTTTTAAACTCATAGGCCTTTAACCCAAGATCAGCTTCGTATAAACTAAGGGTCTCACTGCTTCGAAAGTCCGGGTTCACTTCAATTTTTTGGGCCATTGGCAAACCAAACGTGAGCACGCTGATTATGAACCAGATACTCAGGTAAAAAACCTGTCTTATTTCCTTTTTCCGGAGAAAATAGATCATCAATACGGCAATAGTTACCAGGCACAGGGACAGCAGGAGAAACCAGGGCCAGATATTGGCCATTTTTGCACCGAAATAGATCGTTCCGGCAATCGGGAAAGCGATACCAACCAAAGCGATCAATGAATAATTGAAAAATAGGACCCAGCTCTCTTTGATGTGCATTTTTTTGAAATTGGCAAAGACGTATTCCAGGTAAAGGCCCGTTGTGATGGCTAGCGGAAACAAAACGGGTAAAAGATAGCGCGGTTTTTTCTCAGGGATGAGTGATAATAAGATCACAGCTACTATGGTCCAAAGCCAGGAAAATCTGTAAACTTCAGTATTTTGGACTCTATTTTTCAGGTAAGGGTAAATCAGGCTAACCAGCGCCAGCACCGTCCATAAACCCGACTGGATAAAGAAATTCCAGTAATAGTAAAAAGGTCGCACGTTATAATCGAGCCATCTGCCGGCCTCGCGATTGGTTATTTCAGTAACATCTGAATAATCAAAAAAGTACACATAGAGGCTCCAGGAAGCAGCTATGACGGTCGCGATCAGCAACATCGAAATAAAGGGAAAAAGACTTGCTTTGGAAAATTTACTTCGATAGACAATCCAATAAGCGATAAGAAATGGCAGTAAAAGCGCGTAAAAAGAGACGGGGCCCTTGCTGAGGAACGAGCAGCCGATCAATAACCCTGCTATCAGCGCGTTTCTCCAGACTTTTTCCTTTCGGAAAAAACCTATTAAACAGTAAACTGCCCAAAGCATAAAAGAATGTGTAAAAATATCCCACTGGCCATCCCTCCCTGAAAGTAAAATGTAGAACGATGTGGCAGCTACCAATCCCGTGGTAAATGAGAGACTCGAATTGGCAGTAAGTTTTTCAGTTATTTTAAACACCGCGAAAACACTCAGAATTCCCATGATCGCTGCGGGCAGCCTTAGGGCAAACAGGCTTTTCATTCCCAGTATAAACATGGAAATGGCCGTCATCCAGGTTGGCAATGGCGGTTTCTCGTAGCGCGCCTCGTTATTCATGGTCGTAAAGATCCAGTGATCGAAATTTATCATTTCCCTGGCGGTGATAAAGTTCCGCGCTTCCATGATATTAACGAAAATGGCGTCCAGGTTGATCAGGAAAATAGCCGAACAAACCAGCAAAAGCAACAAAACATAATTATCCCTTACTTTCATTTTTCTGAATTACGATATTTCGAAGGTACATCACGATCCCAATTCCGTGCCCTGCCAAAAGAACGGGGTCTTTTCGAAAAATCCCGTATACTAATATCAGGCTGGAACCGGCAAGGCTTAAAAACCAGAAACCCATGGGTAACGACGAGATCTTTTTTCTTTCAGAATACACCCACTGGTACACGAATCTCAGGGTGAAAATGAGTTGTGCCACCGAGCCCAGCATGAGTAACCAGAAAGGAATATCTTCGTTGCGGAAGAGTCGCTTGGCGTTGTAAATATCATTATTAAAACCATAGAGCACCAGTAGTAACGGAAAGATCCACAGGAATATCTGAAGGAGCTTCGGCAATCGTTTCCACTCTCCCTGTAACTGTAAATTCCGAATGTATATAAAGTACGTAATGGTCTGGCCGAACATAATGGCAAAATCATCGCGCAGGTATCCGTACACGAATAGTAAAAAGGCGGCCAGGATACTGAGCCACCAGAAAATCACGGGGGTAATGATCTTTTTACTTTTCTCGGAAAGGAACCATTGCAGTACCATTCTTCCCGAAAACAGGAGTTGCGCCAAAAAGCCCAGCCCGAAGATGAGCAATTTACTCATCTGCTGATCTTACTTTATAATTGATATAAGATTTTTTCATCCATACATAAGCGAAACAATCCAGCAAAGGCCCCATGAAACGATTCTTAAAACTGTATTTTGATACCCCTGCCAGTCTTGGGTAATGCGGAATTTCAACCTCTGTGATAATGCCATTCTGCAGAAGGATCATGGCAGGTAAAAAACGCTGCAGCCCTTTAAACATCGGAATCTTCTTGGCATAAGAGGTTTTCATTACTTTCAATGGGCAGCCCGTATCATGCATCTGGTCGTTGGTGAACATGATCCTGATCCCATTTCCCACCTTGGAAGAAATCTTTTTTACCACAGAATCTTTACGTTCTTTCCTCCAACCGGTAACCAGGTCGTATTCTCCAAGAAGTGGCAGCAATCTTTCAAAATCTTCAGGATAAGTTTGAAGATCGGCATCGAGATACCCCAGGTATTCGGTGTCACAATGATCGAAAGCGGCTTTTAAAGCGGCGCCTTTTCCAAAGTTTTGCTCAAATATCAGGCACCCAAAATGCTCGTTTTCCAGACAGAATTGCTGAATAAGTTCACTGCTCCCATCTGAAGAGCCATCGTCTACCAGTAAAATTTTAGTAGATAATGAAGCCTTCGGCAGATATTCCTTTAATTGTATAAAAAGTTCCGGAAGGCAATCTTTTTCGTTGAAAACCGGCACTATGATCGTAAACTGGTAGCTCATGCTTTTGCTATAGATTCTGGATCAACATCCATGATCCATTCCCCCGAACTCAACACAATCTGTAAATAATATTGTGTTTTATTGTAGGCTAACAAGATGTCTGCGGCCTGCTGCTCACGC contains the following coding sequences:
- the mgrA gene encoding L-glyceraldehyde 3-phosphate reductase; its protein translation is MSTYLPKENRYDNMEYRRCGKSGIRLPLLSLGLWHNFGDHDDLENSRQILRTAFDHGITHFDLANNYGPPYGSAEKNFGRIFSEDFKPYRDELIISTKAGWDMWPGPYGNFGSRKYLIASLDQSLKRMGLEYVDIFYHHRPDPDTPLEETMLALDQIVRQGKALYVGISQYNAEDTTKAARILKELNTPFLIHQPRYNMMDRWVEDKLLHTLDEFGLGSIVFSPLEQGILTSKYLDGIPADSRAATEGSYLDKNTITEDLVSKIKKLNDLASKRGQSLAQMAVAWLLKDTRVTSVLVGVSRVSQLEDNLEAIKNIQFNREELQQIDEILGY
- a CDS encoding type I phosphomannose isomerase catalytic subunit codes for the protein MIDYPIKFRPILQDKIWGGSKLRDVLNKPTTRDRVGESWEISGVKGHISVVDNGSEAGKNLQELLEEYGAKLVGEKIYKQFGNDFPLLIKFIDAKTDLSVQLHPNDELAKQRHNSFGKTEMWFVMQADEGAKLNIGFNKSVEKREYLEHLENGKITDLLNFEEVSKGDSVFINTGKVHAIGAGVLLAEIQQTSDITYRIYDWDRVDDEGNSRELHTALAIDAIDFEKKDDYQLSYEKKENQSSEVASCEYFTTNYLPVNGEVQKDYSELDSFVIYMCVDGEVKIDAGKHSEILQKGESLLLPAILNDIKITGSGAELLEVFIA
- a CDS encoding ArnT family glycosyltransferase — translated: MKVRDNYVLLLLLVCSAIFLINLDAIFVNIMEARNFITAREMINFDHWIFTTMNNEARYEKPPLPTWMTAISMFILGMKSLFALRLPAAIMGILSVFAVFKITEKLTANSSLSFTTGLVAATSFYILLSGRDGQWDIFTHSFMLWAVYCLIGFFRKEKVWRNALIAGLLIGCSFLSKGPVSFYALLLPFLIAYWIVYRSKFSKASLFPFISMLLIATVIAASWSLYVYFFDYSDVTEITNREAGRWLDYNVRPFYYYWNFFIQSGLWTVLALVSLIYPYLKNRVQNTEVYRFSWLWTIVAVILLSLIPEKKPRYLLPVLFPLAITTGLYLEYVFANFKKMHIKESWVLFFNYSLIALVGIAFPIAGTIYFGAKMANIWPWFLLLSLCLVTIAVLMIYFLRKKEIRQVFYLSIWFIISVLTFGLPMAQKIEVNPDFRSSETLSLYEADLGLKAYEFKNFTPELIWEYGKPVPRLWDGKDFQLPDGNKFLLLATEEETSEMKSVFSSYRIEKLDYIDMNPVGNKHKDRLFRNIYLIQKPTK
- a CDS encoding lipid-A-disaccharide synthase N-terminal domain-containing protein yields the protein MSKLLIFGLGFLAQLLFSGRMVLQWFLSEKSKKIITPVIFWWLSILAAFLLFVYGYLRDDFAIMFGQTITYFIYIRNLQLQGEWKRLPKLLQIFLWIFPLLLVLYGFNNDIYNAKRLFRNEDIPFWLLMLGSVAQLIFTLRFVYQWVYSERKKISSLPMGFWFLSLAGSSLILVYGIFRKDPVLLAGHGIGIVMYLRNIVIQKNESKG
- a CDS encoding glycosyltransferase family 2 protein translates to MSYQFTIIVPVFNEKDCLPELFIQLKEYLPKASLSTKILLVDDGSSDGSSELIQQFCLENEHFGCLIFEQNFGKGAALKAAFDHCDTEYLGYLDADLQTYPEDFERLLPLLGEYDLVTGWRKERKDSVVKKISSKVGNGIRIMFTNDQMHDTGCPLKVMKTSYAKKIPMFKGLQRFLPAMILLQNGIITEVEIPHYPRLAGVSKYSFKNRFMGPLLDCFAYVWMKKSYINYKVRSADE